In the Synergistaceae bacterium genome, CGTCGGCCTTCTTAAATTCTCCGTGACTCAAAGCTGCGAGTCCCTCTGTTAACATTTTTTTGAGCGATAAAGCCTCATAATTTATGCCTGAAAATTTTTGAGGAGTAACAATTTTAGGAGATTCACTCGGTTTAACGGGTCTTCTTGTCCGGCGAAATCTTGCAAGTATTACAGAATAATTAAATTTTTTCCCCGACGCTGCATAAGCACATACACACGCAGCAAAATAAATTATCCCCCATAAAACCGGCATAAATGCAGATAAAATCATACCCGCCATAAAACCTAAATCAGAGCCGAACTCATGTCCTACACGAGATATTACAAATTTTAAGTACAATGCACATATAACGCACTCAATAGCACTTACAGCAAGAAAAATATAACCTCCCTTTTTCAGTGCTGACCTGATACCGCCTATTAACGCTATTACAGGAATGCTCACGAGAAAAATAATCCCTAGAGTCATAGAAAAATTTTCCGTCAATGGCATAATACCGCTGAAGACCATATTTATAATGTCAATCAGTCCCATATTGCCGAGCAGAGGAATATTTATAAACGTCTGAAATAAATTTAACGCAATCCCTAACAAAGCAAGCCCAGCCGCTATAAAATTCAAATATGCCATTGTAAATCACTCCTTTACGTCAATAATATCAAGTCAGCCCGCAAAAATCTACGTGTGAATCTCACGGCTTTTACTGCTTAATTTGTGCAATAGCTTTAATGCTTCAATAGGCGTTATATTATTCGTGTCAAGTGTTGCAAGTTCTTCAATAATTGCGTCGCTCTCAGGGGAAAATAACATTATTTGACGCTTTAAGGCCATTTGCGGCAAAGGAGCTGGAATCTTTTCGGGCGATACTTCGAGTCCCTCGCGCTCAAAAATTTCGAGTAAATCAAATGCACGTCTCAGCACAATATCAGGCAGACCGGCGAGTCTTGCAACCTCAATCCCATACGAACGAGACGCAGGACCAGCAATAATTTCGTGCAAAAATAAAATCCCTTCTGCGCCCTCTTTGACTGACATGCTGTAATTTTTCACGCCTTCAAGCCTCGACTCTAAACATGTAAGCTCGTGATAATGAGTCGCAAATAAAACTCTCGCGCGTGAAGCCCCCTGCAAATATTCAAGAACTGCCCAAGCGATGCTCATACCGTCCCATGTTGCTGTACCGCGCCCGACCTCGTCGAGAATTATCAAGCTCCTGTCAGTAACGTTATTCAAGATATTAGCTGTCTCTAACATTTCTATCATGAACGTTGAATTTCCGCGAACTAAATCATCACGCGCACCAATCCGCGTAAAGACTCTATCAACAAGGCCAAATCTCGCACTCTCCGCAGGAATCCATAATCCAGCCTGCGCCATAATTGCTAATAAAGCTGTCATTCTGAGCCAAGTAGATTTTCCCGCCATGTTAGGCCCGGTAAGAATTATTACTCTTGACTCACTATTTAATTTTACGTCATTAGGAACAAAGCCCGAAGCTCGCAACTCATATTCTAAAACGGGATGACGGCCAGATTTAATTTCTATAACGTCAGAATTATCAACAACGGGACAAATATAATTTCTTTCACGCGCAAGACCGGCAAACGACGCAGCACAATCAAGAAGACCAAGCAGACGGCCTGTAAGCTGTAATTTTTCGCTGAATGATATTATGTGATTAATAATTTCGTTGTAAAGCTCTGACTCGATTCGTGAAATTTCCGACTCGCTGGCGTTCATGCGTGACTCAAAATTTTTCAGCTCCGGCGTTACATAACGTTTTGCATTTACAAGTGTCTGAGTCTGCTTGAAATATTCGGGCTGAATCGTGAGTCCTGCCTTACCTGCCTCAAGATAATAACCGAATGCATTTGTGTAGCCTGCTTTAAGTTTGGGGGTTGCAGTTGCTTGACGTTCTTTGTCGAGATATTCATTTAACCATTGTTCGCCCATTGACGAAATTTCGCGCCATTTGTCGAGCTCTGCACTAAATCCCGATTTTATTACATCCTTTGCGCCCAAGACTCTGGGTAAATCTTCCTCTAGTGACTCATTCAAATAATTTTGCAGCTCACTTAAATCCGGTATGTTATTCTGCAAACTTTTCAACGGTTCGGCAAGCTCAATAGATTTTATTTCCGGAATTATCCGCAATGTATCACGAATCGCGGCCAAGTCCAAAGGGTTAGAATTTCCAAGCGCAAGACGAGATAAAGAACGTTCAATATCGCGAGTCCCTGCTAACATGTCAAGCAAGCGAGAAGCCTCAAACGGTGAGTCAACTAAAATTTTTATTGAGTCCTGCCTATTCTTGATTGCGTTGATGTCCATTAACGGCCGTAACAGCCAAGCCCGCAAATTTCTTCGTCCCATAGGAGTACGGCATTTGTCAAGGCTCGCTAATAACGACACACCGCCGGACGCGCAGACTTCCGGTATGAGCTCTAAATTTCTTTGTGCGCTGGAGTCAAGGCTCATTCTATCGCGAATCAACAACGGCGAAATTTTTAGAACGCGATTAAGTGTGCTGAATTGAGTTGACGATAAATAATCGAGTGCAGCCCATGCAGGCCCGACGCATAAATCAGACTCATTTATCCCGAAACCTTCAAGTCTTGAAGCGCCTAAAACATTTTTGAGTCGTCCTGAAGCAGTCTCTATCTTGAAATTTTCATATGAGACCGGCAATAAATTATAATCGCGCAAAAATTCAGGAGGATTCTTAATGTTCGATGGATAAAGAATTTCACCAGGTGCAAATGCGGAAATAACTGCTGCTGCGTCGCGTTCATTGAGTGTGCCGGCTTCGAGTCTTCCTGTATCGACGGCGAGTAAGGCGAGGGCGATTTTATTTTTTGCGGGATAAATTGCAGCTAAGTGGCCCGACTCAGTGCTTGACTCTTCGGGGACATAAGTTCCGGGCGTTACGACTCGAATAATTTTGCGTTCGACGATTGCGCCTGCTTTAGGTTCTCCGATCTGCTCACAAATTGCGGCTCTGTAACCTGCTTTGATTAATTTTCCCAAGTAAGAATTTAACGCGTGATGAGGTATTCCGGCCATAGGAATTTTTTTCGCTTGATCCCGTGCGGTTAAGGCGATGTCGAG is a window encoding:
- the mutS gene encoding DNA mismatch repair protein MutS codes for the protein MTDIIPPDVKITPWLEQYKSFKKEYPDALLLFRMGDFYELFFDDARKAAATLDIALTARDQAKKIPMAGIPHHALNSYLGKLIKAGYRAAICEQIGEPKAGAIVERKIIRVVTPGTYVPEESSTESGHLAAIYPAKNKIALALLAVDTGRLEAGTLNERDAAAVISAFAPGEILYPSNIKNPPEFLRDYNLLPVSYENFKIETASGRLKNVLGASRLEGFGINESDLCVGPAWAALDYLSSTQFSTLNRVLKISPLLIRDRMSLDSSAQRNLELIPEVCASGGVSLLASLDKCRTPMGRRNLRAWLLRPLMDINAIKNRQDSIKILVDSPFEASRLLDMLAGTRDIERSLSRLALGNSNPLDLAAIRDTLRIIPEIKSIELAEPLKSLQNNIPDLSELQNYLNESLEEDLPRVLGAKDVIKSGFSAELDKWREISSMGEQWLNEYLDKERQATATPKLKAGYTNAFGYYLEAGKAGLTIQPEYFKQTQTLVNAKRYVTPELKNFESRMNASESEISRIESELYNEIINHIISFSEKLQLTGRLLGLLDCAASFAGLARERNYICPVVDNSDVIEIKSGRHPVLEYELRASGFVPNDVKLNSESRVIILTGPNMAGKSTWLRMTALLAIMAQAGLWIPAESARFGLVDRVFTRIGARDDLVRGNSTFMIEMLETANILNNVTDRSLIILDEVGRGTATWDGMSIAWAVLEYLQGASRARVLFATHYHELTCLESRLEGVKNYSMSVKEGAEGILFLHEIIAGPASRSYGIEVARLAGLPDIVLRRAFDLLEIFEREGLEVSPEKIPAPLPQMALKRQIMLFSPESDAIIEELATLDTNNITPIEALKLLHKLSSKSREIHT